In Eubalaena glacialis isolate mEubGla1 chromosome 4, mEubGla1.1.hap2.+ XY, whole genome shotgun sequence, one DNA window encodes the following:
- the SEMA6B gene encoding semaphorin-6B: MRTPRAPPPRQALLLLLLLLGGSHGLFPEEPPPLSVAPRDYLNHYPVFVGSGPGHLTPTEGTDDLNIQRVLRVNRTLFIGDRDNLYRVELEPPTSMELRYQRKLTWRSNPSDINVCRMKGKQEGECRNFVKVLLLRDESTLFVCGSNAFNPVCANYSMDTLQPLGDNISGMARCPYDPKHANVALFSEGMLFTATVTDFLAIDAVIYRSLGDRPTLRTVKHDSKWFKEPYFVHVVEWGSHIYFFFREIAMEFNYLEKVVVSRVARVCKNDVGGSPRVLEKQWTSFLKARLNCSVPGDSHFYFNVLRAVTGVVSLGGRPVVLAVFSTPSNSIPGSAVCAFDMTQVAAVFEGRFREQKSPESIWTPVPEDQVPRPRPGCCAAPGMQYNASSAFPDEILNFVKTHPLMDEAVPSLGHAPWIVRTLMRYQLTRVAVDVGAGPWGNQTVVFLGSEAGTVLKFLVWPNASASGTTGPSVFLEEFETYRPDRCGRSGGGEAGQRLLSLELDAASGGLLAAFPRCVVRVPVARCQQYSGCMKNCIGSQDPYCGWAPDGSCIFLSPGTRATFEQDVSGASTSGLGDCTGLLRASLSEERAGLVSVNLLVTSSVAAFVVGAVVSGFSVGWYVGLRERRELARRKDKEAILAHGGGEAVLSVSRLGERRAGGPGGRAVGGGGPGVPPEALLAPLMQNGWAKATLLQGGPHDLDSGLLPTPEQTPLPQKRLPTPHPHALGPRAWEHGHALLTASVSSSLLLLAPARAPEPPPAPGEPAPDARLFVARPGRASHGDFPLTPHASPDRRRVVSAPTGPSDPSSAADGLPRPWSPPPTGSLRRPGAHAPPAAALRRTHTINSGEARPRGRHARPGTDLAHLLSYGGPDRTAPPVP; this comes from the exons ATGCGGACCCCGCGAGCGCCCCCTCCCCGCCAGGCCCTACTGCTCCTGCTGCTGCTACTGGGAGGCTCCCACGGCCTCTTCCCCGAGGAGCCGCCGCCACTCAGCGTGGCCCCCAGGGACT ACCTGAACCACTATCCCGTGTTCGTGGGCAGTGGGCCAGGACACCTGACCCCCACAGAGGGCACCGACGACCTCAACATCCAGCGGGTTCTGCGGGTCAACAGGACGCTCTTCATCGGGGACAG AGACAATCTGTACCGGGTGGAGCTGGAGCCCCCCACGTCCATGGAGCTGCGGTACCAGCGG AAGCTGACCTGGCGCTCCAACCCCAGCGACATCAACGTGTGTCGGATGAAGGGCAAGCAGGAG GGCGAGTGTCGAAATTTTGTAAAGGTGCTTCTACTTCGGGACGAATCCACCCTCTTCGTGTGTGGTTCCAATGCCTTCAACCCCGTGTGTGCCAACTACAGC ATGGACACACTGCAGCCCCTCGGGGACAACATCAGCGGCATGGCCCGCTGCCCATACGACCCCAAACACGCCAATGTTGCCCTCTTCTCTG AAGGGATGCTCTTCACAGCCACGGTTACCGACTTCCTAGCCATCGACGCCGTCATCTACCGCAGCCTCGGGGACCGGCCCACTCTGCGCACCGTGAAACACGACTCCAAGTGGTTCAAAG agCCCTACTTTGTCCACGTGGTGGAGTGGGGCAGCCACATCTACTTCTTCTTCCGGGAGATCGCAATGGAGTTTAACTACCTGGAAAAG GTGGTGGTGTCCCGTGTGGCCCGGGTGTGCAAGAATGATGTGGGCGGCTCCCCTCGCGTGCTGGAGAAGCAGTGGACGTCGTTCCTGAAGGCACGGCTCAACTGCTCGGTGCCAGGGGACTCCCACTTCTACTTCAACGTGCTGCGGGCCGTCACGGGCGTGGTCAGCCTGGGGGGCCGGCCCGTGGTCCTTGCTGTTTTCTCCACGCCCAGCAACAG CATCCCCGGCTCGGCCGTCTGCGCCTTTGACATGACACAGGTGGCTGCCGTGTTTGAGGGCCGCTTCCGTGAGCAGAAGTCCCCTGAGTCCATCTGGACACCCGTGCCAGAGGACCAGGTGCCACGGCCCCG GCCCGGGTGCTGTGCAGCTCCCGGCATGCAGTACAATGCCTCCAGCGCCTTCCCGGACGAGATCCTCAACTTCGTCAAGACACACCCCCTGATGGACGAGGCAGTGCCCTCACTGGGCCACGCGCCCTGGATTGTTCGGACTCTGATGCG GTACCAGCTGACGCGAGTGGCCGTGGACGTGGGTGCTGGCCCCTGGGGCAACCAGACTGTCGTCTTCCTGGGTTCTGAGGCGGGCACTGTCCTCAAGTTCCTTGTCTGGCCCAACGCCAGTGCCTCGGGCACCACCGGGCCCAGTGTCTTCCTGGAGGAGTTTGAGACCTACCGGCCGGACAG GTGTGGACGCTCTGGGGGTGGCGAGGCAGGGCAGCGGCTGCTGAGCCTGGAGCTGGATGCGGCCTCGGGCGGCCTGCTGGCGGCCTTCCCCCGCTGTGTGGTCCGAGTGCCCGTGGCGCGCTGCCAGCAATACTCAGGATGCATGAA GAACTGTATTGGCAGTCAGGACCCCTACTGCGGCTGGGCCCCGGATGGTTCCTGCATCTTCCTCAGCCCCGGCACCAG AGCCACCTTTGAGCAGGACGTGTCCGGGGCCAGCACCTCAGGCTTAGGGGACTGTACAG GACTCCTGCGGGCCAGCCTCTCGGAGGAGCGCGCCGGGTTGGTGTCGGTGAACCTGCTGGTGACGTCGTCGGTGGCGGCCTTCGTGGTGGGCGCCGTGGTGTCCGGCTTCAGCGTGGGCTGGTACGTGGGGCTCCGCGAGCGGCGCGAGCTGGCCCGCCGCAAGGACAAGGAGGCCATCCTGGCGCACGGGGGCGGCGAGGCCGTGCTGAGCGTGAGCCGCCTGGGCGAGCGCCGGGCGGGCGGCCCCGGGGGCCGGGCCGTGGGCGGCGGCGGGCCCGGGGTTCCCCCCGAGGCCCTGCTGGCGCCCCTGATGCAGAACGGGTGGGCCAAGGCCACGCTGCTGCAGGGCGGCCCCCACGACCTGGACTCGGGGCTGCTGCCCACGCCCGAGCAGACGCCGCTGCCCCAGAAGCGCCTGCCCACCCCGCACCCGCACGCCCTGGGCCCCCGCGCCTGGGAGCACGGCCACGCGCTGCTCACGGCCTCCGTCTCATCCTCCCTCCTGCTGCTGGCCCCCGCCCGCGCCCCCGAGCCGCCCCCAGCGCCCGGCGAGCCGGCCCCCGACGCCCGCCTCTTCGTCGCGCGGCCCGGCCGCGCCTCCCACGGCGACTTCCCGCTCACCCCCCACGCCAGCCCGGACCGCCGGCGGGTGGTGTCGGCGCCCACGGGCCCCTCGGACCCGAGCTCCGCCGCCGACGGCCTCCCTCGGCCCTGGAGCCCACCGCCCACCGGCAGCCTCCGGAGGCCGGGCGCGCACGCCCCGCCCGCCGCCGCGCTGCGCCGCACGCACACGATCAACAGCGGCGAGGCCCGGCCCCGCGGCCGCCACGCCCGGCCCGGCACGGACTTGGCCCACCTCCTCTCGTACGGGGGCCCGGACAGGACTGCGCCCCCCGTGCCCTAG
- the LRG1 gene encoding leucine-rich alpha-2-glycoprotein yields MWVETSLWLVPLSPAQAGIRPPCQTKGTRMEKREAAMSSWSPERKQSPVGWDSHLSRILFLLLLFVVSAQGVTPNPDACLVSHSGNGSSVSCQPPARIPHYFPADTVYLAVEFFNLTQLPANTLQGIPNLQELHLSNNQLEDLSAKFLLPVPQLKVLDLTRNALTRLPPGLFQVSAALHTLVLKENQLKVLEASWLHSLKALRHLDLSGNQLQTLPPGLLANFTDLLILDLGNNQLQTLPPDLLSGPLRLERLHLEGNRLQELGEGLLVRQPKLRYLFLNDNRLATVAAGAFRGLQKLDMLDLSNNLLTTVPKGLWMSLGKAAGNMKDGFDLSGNPWICDQKLNDLYEWLVANKDKMFFRNDTRCAGPKALKGQMLLAVVRSP; encoded by the exons ATGTGGGTGGAGACTTCCCTATGGCTGGTGCCCCTGTCCCCAGCCCAGGCAGGTATAAGGCCACCTTGCCAGACCAAGGGAACCCGGATGGAAAAGAGAGAGGCCGCCATGTCCTCTTGGAGCCCAGAGCGAAAACAGAG CCCAGTAGGCTGGGACTCCCATCTTTCTAGAATCCTCTTCCTGCTGCTGTTATTTGTGGTCTCAGCCCAGGGGGTCACCCCAAATCCAGACGCCTGCCTGGTGTCCCACTCGGGTAATGGCAGCTCCGTCTCCTGCCAACCACCTGCCAGAATCCCCCACTACTTCCCAGCTGACACCGTCTACCTGGCCGTGGAGTTCTTCAACCTGACTCAGCTGCCTGCCAACACCCTCCAGGGCATCCCTAACCTCCAGGAACTGCACCTTTCCAACAACCAGCTGGAGGACCTCTCCGCCAAGTTCCTGCTGCCTGTCCCTCAGCTAAAGGTGCTCGATCTGACCCGCAACGCCCTGACCCGGCTGCCTCCTGGCCTCTTCCAGGTCTCAGCTGCCCTCCACACCCTGGTGCTGAAGGAAAACCAGCTGAAAGTTCTGGAGGCCTCGTGGCTGCACAGCCTGAAAGCCCTGCGGCATCTGGACCTATCCGGGAACCAGCTCCAGACGCTGCCCCCTGGGCTGCTGGCCAATTTCACCGACCTGCTCATCCTTGACCTTGGCAATAACCAGCTGCAGACTTTGCCCCCTGACCTTCTGAGCGGCCCCTTGAGGTTGGAACGGCTGCACCTCGAGGGCAATAGGTTGCAGGAGCTCGGAGAGGGCCTTCTGGTGCGCCAGCCAAAACTGCGCTACCTCTTCCTGAACGACAACAGGCTGGCCACGGTGGCAGCCGGCGCCTTCCGAGGTCTGCAGAAGCTGGACATGCTGGACCTCTCCAACAACTTGCTGACCACCGTGCCCAAGGGGCTCTGGATGTCCTTGGGGAAAGCTGCTGGGAACATGAAGGACGGCTTTGACCTCTCAGGTAATCCCTGGATCTGCGACCAGAAACTGAACGACCTCTATGAGTGGCTGGTGGCCAACAAAGACAAGATGTTCTTCCGCAATGACACACGCTGCGCTGGCcctaaagccttgaagggccaaATGCTCCTAGCGGTGGTCAGGTCCCCTTGA